A genomic region of Gemmata massiliana contains the following coding sequences:
- a CDS encoding amino acid ABC transporter ATP-binding protein translates to MIRVSNIVKYHGDARILDGASVEVRRGQVAALVGPSGGGKSTLLRCINGLEEFQEGEVAVGDSLKLVGGAAPHRSTLVELRRTVGMVFQQFNLFPHMSVLKNVMAGPIHALGKPTSEAETTAKKWLDRVGLGQKFDARPAQLSGGQQQRVAIARALAVNPTAILFDEPTSALDPKMAAEVMRVIDDLADDEQLQVAMVIVTHDIPAVKRIADVVHLLDKGRVVYSGPADEAFTPGGPAEALE, encoded by the coding sequence ATGATTCGCGTTTCCAACATCGTGAAATACCACGGCGACGCCCGGATTCTGGACGGCGCGTCCGTCGAAGTGCGCCGGGGGCAGGTCGCGGCACTCGTCGGGCCGTCCGGCGGTGGGAAGAGTACGCTCCTCCGGTGCATCAACGGCTTGGAGGAGTTCCAAGAGGGCGAGGTCGCGGTCGGTGATTCGCTGAAGCTCGTGGGCGGTGCGGCGCCTCACCGCTCGACGCTGGTGGAACTGCGCCGCACGGTCGGGATGGTGTTTCAGCAGTTCAACCTGTTCCCGCACATGAGCGTGCTGAAGAACGTGATGGCCGGGCCGATTCACGCCCTCGGGAAACCAACTTCCGAAGCCGAAACGACCGCGAAGAAGTGGCTGGACCGCGTCGGGTTGGGGCAGAAGTTCGACGCACGCCCGGCGCAACTTTCGGGCGGCCAACAACAGCGTGTTGCGATCGCGCGGGCGCTTGCGGTTAACCCCACGGCGATCCTCTTCGACGAGCCGACGAGTGCGCTGGACCCGAAAATGGCCGCCGAAGTCATGCGCGTGATCGACGACCTCGCGGACGACGAGCAACTGCAGGTCGCGATGGTCATCGTCACGCACGACATCCCGGCCGTGAAGCGGATCGCCGACGTGGTCCACCTGCTCGATAAGGGGCGGGTCGTTTATTCCGGCCCCGCCGACGAAGCGTTCACCCCCGGCGGGCCGGCCGAAGCCCTGGAATGA
- a CDS encoding ATP-dependent RNA helicase has translation MPKDTLPIDDALPELLAALRANGAAVLRAPTGAGKTTRVPPAVVESGLAGTGLVLMLEPRRVAARAAARRMAIEHGAPIGDVFGYQVRFDRKASARTRVLVVTPGVLLRRLIDDPFLDGIACVVFDEFHERGLEADLALGMVRLIRENVRPELKVIVMSATVDPLAVSTYFGGCPVVDSAGRTFPVDVKYRPRRTDTPVPLAVADAVRDVLAERDGDVLAFLPGLREIGQAADHLETFAREQGIAVLPLHGDLPPEQQDRALQQLDQRKIVLATNVAETSVTVAGVTAVVDSGLARQMEFAPDVGMDRLRLVPISRASADQRAGRAGRTAPGVCVRLWDEPSHRGRPEQTVPEIKRVDLCGAALQLAALGERDVRKFPWLDAPTEEAVQQALRLLEQLELLNADGLTPLGEAAAALPVHPRLGRLLLEGQRLGCAPRAALAAALLSERDPFLREFDSGPPVRRAPPTVSDVLDRVEALEAFERGGRLDGPLGRLHRGGAHGVLEVRNQLARLIRPNPPTPFPKKEGGFEAPPFLGEGLGRGSDDALLRCVFTAYPDRLARRREPGSTKALTVGGRGVRLAQTSGVSEPELFVCVDVDAGGADSFVRLASGVEREWLPSDRIAIRIEVTFDDKTERLAARKVTRFDDLVLDETNAHIADESEAASVLAAAAAERLEKVLPPPDSAAGAFRTRVRCLRAWVPELELPAFEAADLHDALETLCRNRRSLADVRNGAWLEFLKAQLTYQQLQTVESEAPERIEVPSGSHIQIEYAEGRPPVLAARIQEMFGLTETPRVARGRVKVLLHLLAPNYRPQQVTDDLASFWKNGYPIVRKELRARYPKHSWPDDPLTAEAIRGARKRT, from the coding sequence ATGCCGAAGGACACACTCCCGATCGATGACGCGCTACCCGAATTACTCGCCGCGCTCCGCGCGAACGGGGCCGCGGTGTTGCGTGCCCCCACCGGCGCCGGCAAAACCACCCGGGTGCCGCCCGCGGTCGTGGAAAGTGGGCTCGCGGGGACCGGTCTCGTGCTGATGCTCGAGCCGCGCCGCGTGGCCGCGCGGGCTGCGGCGCGGCGCATGGCGATCGAGCACGGGGCACCGATCGGCGATGTGTTCGGCTACCAGGTGCGGTTCGATCGCAAAGCCAGCGCGCGCACGCGGGTACTCGTTGTCACCCCGGGCGTGCTGCTCCGCCGGCTCATCGACGACCCGTTCTTGGACGGAATCGCGTGCGTCGTATTCGATGAATTTCACGAACGCGGTCTGGAAGCCGATCTCGCGCTCGGAATGGTGCGTCTCATTCGAGAGAACGTGCGACCGGAATTAAAAGTCATTGTGATGTCCGCAACCGTGGACCCGCTGGCGGTGTCCACGTACTTCGGCGGATGCCCGGTCGTGGACAGCGCGGGGCGCACGTTCCCGGTGGACGTGAAGTACCGCCCGCGCCGCACCGATACGCCCGTGCCGCTCGCGGTCGCCGACGCGGTCCGGGACGTGCTCGCCGAGCGCGACGGCGACGTGCTCGCGTTCCTGCCCGGGCTGCGCGAGATCGGCCAAGCCGCCGACCATCTCGAGACGTTCGCACGAGAGCAAGGCATTGCCGTACTGCCGCTTCACGGCGACCTCCCGCCCGAACAACAGGACCGCGCGCTTCAGCAACTCGATCAACGGAAAATCGTCCTTGCAACGAACGTCGCAGAAACGTCTGTAACAGTAGCCGGCGTAACCGCGGTGGTCGATTCGGGCCTCGCGCGGCAAATGGAGTTCGCACCGGACGTCGGCATGGACCGGCTCCGGCTCGTTCCCATTTCGCGCGCGTCGGCCGATCAGCGTGCGGGCCGCGCGGGTCGTACCGCCCCAGGTGTGTGCGTCCGTTTGTGGGACGAGCCGAGCCACCGCGGGCGCCCGGAACAGACCGTGCCCGAAATCAAGCGCGTCGACTTGTGTGGCGCGGCACTTCAACTGGCCGCGCTCGGTGAGCGCGACGTGCGCAAGTTCCCGTGGCTCGATGCACCGACTGAAGAGGCCGTGCAGCAAGCGCTTCGCTTACTCGAACAACTCGAACTGCTGAACGCCGACGGGCTGACACCGCTCGGCGAAGCCGCGGCCGCGCTCCCGGTTCACCCGCGACTCGGCCGGCTCCTGCTCGAAGGTCAGCGCCTGGGCTGCGCTCCTCGCGCCGCACTCGCGGCCGCGCTCCTCTCGGAACGTGACCCGTTCCTGCGAGAGTTCGACAGCGGCCCGCCCGTCCGAAGAGCCCCGCCCACAGTGTCGGACGTGCTGGACCGCGTGGAGGCACTCGAAGCGTTCGAGCGTGGAGGACGGCTCGATGGCCCGCTCGGGCGCCTGCACCGCGGCGGCGCGCACGGTGTGTTGGAAGTGCGGAATCAGTTGGCGCGGTTGATACGACCTAACCCCCCAACCCCCTTCCCTAAGAAGGAAGGGGGCTTTGAAGCCCCTCCCTTTTTAGGGGAGGGGTTGGGGAGAGGTTCTGACGATGCCCTCCTTCGCTGTGTCTTCACCGCGTACCCGGACCGGCTCGCGCGTCGGCGCGAACCCGGGAGCACAAAAGCGCTCACCGTGGGCGGACGCGGTGTGCGGCTCGCGCAAACGAGTGGCGTGAGCGAACCGGAACTGTTCGTGTGCGTCGACGTTGATGCTGGGGGCGCGGATTCGTTCGTGCGGCTCGCGTCCGGCGTGGAACGCGAATGGCTGCCATCGGACCGAATAGCAATACGGATCGAAGTAACTTTTGACGATAAGACGGAGCGACTAGCGGCGCGAAAGGTAACGCGCTTCGACGACCTCGTTCTGGACGAAACGAACGCGCACATCGCCGACGAATCCGAAGCCGCAAGTGTGCTCGCCGCTGCCGCCGCGGAGCGCCTGGAGAAAGTGCTGCCACCGCCCGACTCTGCTGCGGGAGCATTTCGTACTCGCGTGCGGTGCCTGCGTGCGTGGGTACCCGAACTGGAACTCCCCGCGTTTGAGGCGGCCGACCTTCACGACGCGCTCGAAACCCTGTGCCGCAACCGGCGGTCACTCGCGGACGTGCGCAACGGTGCTTGGTTAGAGTTCCTCAAGGCGCAGTTAACGTACCAGCAACTCCAAACAGTGGAGAGCGAAGCTCCCGAGCGAATCGAAGTGCCGAGCGGCAGTCACATTCAAATCGAGTACGCGGAGGGACGCCCACCTGTACTCGCGGCGCGAATCCAGGAAATGTTCGGCCTGACGGAAACGCCGCGCGTCGCCCGCGGGCGCGTGAAAGTGCTGCTCCACTTACTCGCCCCGAACTATCGCCCGCAACAGGTCACGGACGACCTCGCGAGCTTCTGGAAGAACGGCTACCCGATCGTGCGGAAGGAGCTGCGTGCGCGCTACCCGAAGCACAGTTGGCCCGACGACCCGCTCACCGCAGAAGCCATTCGCGGGGCTCGGAAGAGAACTTAA
- a CDS encoding menaquinone biosynthesis family protein, whose amino-acid sequence MSTATTQKVIRVGHSPDPDDAFMFHALANDKIPTGDLKFVHELQDIETLNRRALKGELEVTAVSIHAYSFLLDKYALLPTGCSMGDKYGPMVVARKPFAVAELPGIKIAVPGTLTTAFLTLKLLFESIGAQDKLTYDVIPFDEIIPAVAGGKYDAGLIIHEGQLTFQNQGLHLVTDLGVWWQERTGLPLPLGGNVVRKDLGAATMKETSRLIKQSIQYALDHRREALDYALKYARDMDVSLADKFVGMYVNDWTLDYGERGRAAIRKLLGEAHRAGIIPNPVAVEFVE is encoded by the coding sequence ATGAGCACTGCAACGACACAGAAGGTGATCCGCGTCGGGCACAGCCCGGACCCGGACGATGCGTTCATGTTTCACGCGCTCGCCAACGACAAGATCCCGACCGGCGATCTCAAGTTCGTTCACGAGCTCCAGGACATCGAGACGCTCAACCGCCGCGCGCTGAAGGGCGAACTCGAAGTCACCGCCGTGAGCATTCACGCTTACAGTTTCCTGCTCGACAAGTACGCGCTGCTCCCCACCGGGTGCAGCATGGGCGACAAGTACGGGCCGATGGTGGTGGCGCGGAAGCCGTTCGCGGTAGCTGAGCTGCCCGGTATCAAGATCGCGGTCCCGGGTACGCTCACCACCGCGTTCCTCACGCTGAAACTGCTGTTCGAGTCGATCGGCGCGCAAGACAAACTGACGTATGACGTGATCCCGTTCGACGAGATCATCCCGGCCGTTGCGGGCGGGAAATACGACGCCGGCTTGATTATTCACGAGGGGCAGCTCACGTTCCAGAACCAGGGGCTGCACCTCGTGACCGACCTCGGCGTGTGGTGGCAGGAGCGGACCGGGCTGCCGCTGCCACTCGGCGGGAACGTGGTTCGCAAGGATCTCGGCGCGGCCACCATGAAAGAGACGAGCCGGCTCATCAAGCAGAGTATTCAGTACGCCCTCGACCACCGGCGCGAGGCGCTCGATTACGCCCTGAAGTACGCCCGCGACATGGACGTGTCGCTCGCGGACAAGTTCGTGGGCATGTACGTGAACGACTGGACGCTCGATTACGGTGAGCGGGGCCGGGCCGCGATCCGCAAGTTGCTCGGCGAAGCGCACCGCGCGGGCATCATCCCGAACCCGGTCGCGGTGGAATTTGTGGAGTGA
- a CDS encoding c-type cytochrome domain-containing protein: MRTTLLPTLALLALASPARADDAKLLAQQAKTVLKTHCYRCHGQDGSVEGAMNFVTDLGKLVARKKIVPNDAKGSRLFRRVDDGTMPPPDENPRPSAAEVAILKKWIEAGAPTGETDSAHKQITQADVFAAVLADLETLDRRARRFQRYFTLTHLHNAGLSDEELQTYRNALAKLVNSLSWGSKIVNPVAVDANRTILRIDLRWFVWDATIWNRVLQEYPYGVLDDSVSARAVAVGTAAKQPLLRADWFIATASRAPLYYDVLQLPANLAELEKLIRVDAAENIRQERVTRAGFNGSGISRFNRVLERHDSAQGMYWRTYDFDEPQANLVDRVNGGLLPDRRNIFAFPLGPGGLAENPFQHAGGEAIFALPNGLHAYYLINAVNTRLDKGPLNIVSDPKRPDRAVEAGVSCMSCHVTGILPKADQVLDHLGKNPKAFKREESEVIRALFPGKDAVLKLMEADAKKYAEAVAKTGAKVSRFEAVSTITQKYEADVDLVSGASEIGLSVDEFRGRISQSELLVKHVGALRAGGTVTRQLWVQAFGDIVREMQLGGLYQANLNGPTLKDNTGELDPLEARGDSANQWAFTPDGRRAIVASGDRSVRYFDVEGRRDLKRFVGHTASVWAVALSADGKWAASGGMDGTARVWDLATGLEIAKFTDHTSLVSAVAFVPNGKWVVSGSFDGTVAYWKVADGKEGWRVEKLGLVTALAVDPHGKFVAVATENALVMLDLATGAELKRYGKFTSPLSAVAISPDGQWIAAGNDAGTVRVWQLSDEKARFTLTGHEGGVRSVAIKDGGRWVLTGGADRTLRLWDTSAAKQELPAFRKHGASVTGAAFLGNGTQTVSGDRDLTVLPWKIDRFIGTAPAPKVEAPKTPDRIPYAEP, from the coding sequence ATGCGCACAACTCTCCTGCCGACCCTGGCACTTCTCGCGCTCGCTTCGCCCGCACGCGCCGACGACGCAAAACTGCTCGCGCAGCAAGCCAAAACCGTACTGAAGACGCACTGTTACCGGTGCCACGGGCAGGACGGGAGCGTCGAGGGCGCGATGAACTTCGTGACCGATTTGGGCAAGCTGGTCGCGCGCAAGAAGATCGTTCCCAACGACGCGAAAGGCAGCCGGTTGTTTCGTCGCGTGGACGACGGCACCATGCCGCCGCCCGACGAGAACCCGCGCCCGAGCGCTGCGGAAGTCGCGATTCTAAAGAAGTGGATCGAGGCCGGCGCCCCTACCGGCGAAACTGATAGTGCCCACAAGCAGATCACACAGGCGGACGTGTTCGCGGCCGTTCTCGCGGACCTGGAGACGCTGGACCGGCGCGCCCGGCGTTTTCAGCGGTACTTCACGCTCACGCACCTCCACAACGCGGGCCTCTCGGACGAGGAACTGCAAACGTACCGCAACGCGCTCGCGAAACTGGTGAACAGCCTGTCGTGGGGATCGAAGATCGTGAACCCGGTCGCAGTGGACGCGAACCGAACGATCCTGCGCATCGATTTGCGCTGGTTCGTGTGGGACGCGACCATCTGGAACCGCGTTCTGCAAGAGTACCCCTACGGCGTCCTCGACGATTCCGTGAGCGCACGGGCGGTAGCCGTTGGCACCGCGGCGAAACAGCCCCTTCTGCGGGCCGACTGGTTCATCGCCACCGCGTCGCGTGCGCCGCTCTACTACGACGTGCTTCAACTCCCCGCGAACCTCGCGGAACTGGAGAAACTGATTCGAGTGGATGCCGCGGAGAACATCCGGCAGGAGCGCGTCACGCGAGCCGGGTTCAACGGTAGCGGGATCTCGCGCTTCAACCGCGTGCTAGAGCGCCACGACTCGGCGCAGGGGATGTACTGGCGCACCTACGATTTCGACGAACCCCAAGCGAACCTCGTCGATCGCGTGAACGGCGGGCTGCTCCCGGATCGCCGCAACATTTTCGCGTTCCCGCTCGGACCGGGCGGACTCGCGGAGAACCCGTTCCAGCACGCGGGCGGCGAAGCCATCTTCGCGCTACCGAACGGGCTGCACGCCTACTACTTGATAAACGCTGTCAATACGCGGCTCGATAAGGGGCCGCTCAACATCGTGAGCGACCCGAAGCGCCCGGACCGCGCGGTCGAAGCGGGCGTGTCGTGCATGTCGTGTCACGTGACCGGCATTCTCCCGAAAGCGGATCAGGTTCTCGACCACCTCGGCAAGAACCCGAAGGCGTTTAAGCGCGAAGAGAGTGAAGTGATCCGGGCACTGTTCCCCGGCAAGGACGCGGTACTCAAGTTAATGGAAGCGGACGCGAAGAAGTACGCAGAAGCCGTTGCGAAAACGGGGGCGAAGGTGAGCCGGTTCGAGGCCGTCAGTACCATCACGCAGAAGTACGAAGCAGACGTGGATCTAGTCTCGGGAGCGAGCGAAATCGGACTATCCGTCGACGAATTCCGCGGGCGCATTAGCCAATCGGAGCTTCTCGTGAAGCACGTCGGTGCTCTGCGCGCGGGAGGAACGGTCACCCGGCAACTCTGGGTGCAGGCGTTCGGCGACATCGTGCGCGAAATGCAACTCGGGGGGCTGTATCAAGCCAATTTGAACGGCCCGACGCTGAAGGACAACACCGGCGAACTCGACCCGCTCGAAGCACGCGGCGATTCGGCCAATCAGTGGGCGTTTACCCCGGACGGGCGCCGGGCGATCGTTGCGAGCGGCGACCGGAGCGTGCGCTACTTCGATGTGGAGGGCCGGCGCGACCTCAAGCGGTTCGTCGGGCACACCGCGAGCGTATGGGCGGTCGCGCTGTCCGCGGACGGTAAATGGGCCGCGTCCGGCGGGATGGACGGCACGGCCCGCGTGTGGGATCTGGCGACCGGACTCGAAATCGCGAAGTTCACCGACCACACGAGCCTGGTGAGCGCGGTCGCGTTCGTGCCGAACGGCAAATGGGTCGTGTCCGGGAGCTTCGACGGTACCGTGGCGTACTGGAAGGTCGCCGACGGCAAAGAGGGCTGGCGTGTCGAGAAGCTCGGACTCGTCACCGCGCTCGCCGTGGACCCGCACGGGAAGTTCGTGGCGGTCGCGACCGAAAACGCCCTCGTGATGCTCGACCTCGCCACCGGCGCCGAACTCAAGCGCTACGGTAAGTTCACGTCCCCACTTTCCGCGGTCGCGATCAGCCCCGACGGTCAGTGGATCGCGGCCGGTAACGACGCGGGCACGGTCCGCGTGTGGCAACTGAGCGACGAAAAGGCCCGATTCACGCTCACCGGGCACGAGGGCGGTGTTCGGAGCGTTGCGATCAAAGATGGCGGGCGCTGGGTGCTTACCGGTGGGGCAGATCGCACGTTGCGTCTCTGGGACACGTCCGCCGCGAAGCAAGAGCTTCCCGCGTTCCGCAAGCACGGCGCGAGTGTGACGGGAGCCGCGTTCCTGGGGAACGGCACGCAGACCGTTTCCGGTGACCGCGACCTCACCGTGTTGCCCTGGAAGATCGACAGGTTCATCGGCACCGCACCGGCGCCGAAGGTAGAAGCCCCCAAGACACCGGACCGGATTCCTTACGCCGAGCCGTAG
- a CDS encoding ABC transporter permease subunit (The N-terminal region of this protein, as described by TIGR01726, is a three transmembrane segment that identifies a subfamily of ABC transporter permease subunits, which specificities that include histidine, arginine, glutamine, glutamate, L-cystine (sic), the opines (in Agrobacterium) octopine and nopaline, etc.), producing the protein MNPRWLLVAVAVLVLAPPVLSQEKKDKKELRWGTDPTGGAPYVYKDGDTFVGFEVELAEYLAKEIGRTSKMVTGDWDKLPELLGKPASDDGIDIVLNGYELTEDLEKKYPSTVPYYVYKLGLIIHKDSAENISGWSDLNREQDADGKKRKNSVGVLGGSAAHKYMKGKRFGDKIDLAINPDVATVIGLVEQKRLDATVQDTPAALYYIKNGKELKLADEPRKAGFYVILTRPADKELREQLNAAIKKGIKDGTLKAIYEKYGLWNADQERLLYWTEQQWPPPFPSEDENEEENGGEKGKVDWGKLTLELLRAAGMTVFLAAASFPIAMLIGMLVALGRVYGPALLRIPLGLYVEFLRGTPLLLQLYFVFYLLPPLVQQIFGVSFNLTPIQAGILGLAINYSAYEAENYRAGLLAIPRGQMEAALALGMNPLTALRVVIVPQAVRIVIPPVTNDFIALFKDTSVCSVILITELTRKYNELYNFNRDYIIQLAFITAGLYLVMSYPLAIVARVLEKRLGSVGGVHR; encoded by the coding sequence GTGAATCCACGCTGGTTGCTCGTCGCCGTCGCGGTGCTGGTCCTCGCTCCGCCGGTGCTCAGTCAGGAGAAAAAAGACAAAAAGGAGCTGCGCTGGGGCACCGACCCGACCGGCGGCGCGCCTTACGTTTATAAGGACGGTGATACGTTCGTCGGGTTCGAGGTGGAACTCGCGGAGTACCTCGCGAAAGAAATCGGCCGGACCAGCAAGATGGTTACCGGCGACTGGGACAAGCTGCCCGAGTTGCTTGGTAAACCGGCTAGCGACGACGGCATCGATATCGTTCTGAACGGTTACGAACTCACCGAGGATCTGGAGAAGAAGTACCCGTCCACGGTGCCGTACTACGTCTACAAGCTCGGCCTCATCATTCACAAAGACAGCGCGGAGAACATCTCGGGGTGGAGTGACCTGAACCGCGAACAAGACGCAGACGGAAAGAAGCGAAAGAACTCCGTCGGCGTGCTCGGCGGTTCCGCCGCTCACAAGTACATGAAGGGTAAGAGATTTGGTGACAAAATCGATTTGGCAATCAATCCGGACGTAGCGACAGTTATTGGGTTGGTTGAACAGAAGCGACTCGATGCGACCGTTCAGGACACGCCTGCCGCGCTCTATTACATCAAGAACGGCAAGGAACTAAAACTCGCGGATGAACCTCGCAAAGCGGGGTTCTACGTCATTCTCACGCGCCCCGCGGACAAAGAGCTGCGCGAGCAACTCAACGCGGCAATCAAGAAGGGCATCAAGGACGGTACGCTAAAGGCGATTTACGAGAAGTACGGTTTGTGGAACGCGGACCAGGAACGGTTGCTCTACTGGACCGAGCAGCAGTGGCCGCCACCGTTTCCGTCTGAAGACGAGAACGAAGAAGAAAACGGAGGCGAGAAGGGGAAAGTTGATTGGGGCAAATTGACCCTGGAATTGCTCCGCGCCGCGGGCATGACCGTTTTCCTCGCGGCCGCGTCGTTCCCGATTGCAATGCTGATTGGCATGTTGGTCGCGCTCGGTCGCGTTTATGGACCGGCTTTACTGCGGATTCCGCTCGGCCTCTACGTCGAATTTCTGCGCGGCACGCCACTGCTGCTGCAACTGTATTTCGTGTTTTACCTGCTCCCGCCCCTGGTTCAGCAGATCTTTGGTGTGAGCTTCAATCTCACGCCGATTCAGGCCGGGATACTCGGGCTGGCGATCAACTATTCGGCCTACGAAGCGGAGAACTACCGCGCCGGGCTTCTCGCGATCCCGCGGGGGCAAATGGAAGCGGCGCTCGCACTCGGGATGAACCCGCTGACCGCGCTCCGCGTGGTGATCGTTCCGCAAGCGGTGCGGATCGTGATCCCGCCCGTGACGAACGACTTCATCGCGCTGTTCAAGGACACCTCTGTGTGCTCCGTGATCCTCATCACTGAACTGACGCGAAAGTACAACGAACTCTACAACTTCAACCGCGACTATATCATTCAACTCGCGTTCATCACCGCCGGGCTGTACCTCGTGATGAGTTACCCGCTAGCGATCGTCGCGCGCGTTCTTGAAAAGCGCCTGGGCAGCGTCGGAGGTGTTCACCGATGA
- a CDS encoding RNA polymerase sigma factor — protein sequence MAKPGAPPISRPIAGSDPAPDAPVVPPEPADRPSDDTLVATFNQVRDELVSTLLYLLGNADDAQDAAQEAFLKCWRARSSVPDVQNLRAWIFRVGLNAAKDFQRSAWNRKSRPLPEDDVMLPTRDEAPGRGAEDQEALDRLRQAIAQLRQDEKEVFLLRQNGDLTYEQIAEIRSAPVGTVKTQMRTALIKLRKVLNPAGATEEEPCS from the coding sequence ATGGCCAAACCCGGCGCGCCCCCGATTTCGCGGCCGATCGCGGGCTCGGACCCCGCCCCGGACGCGCCCGTCGTTCCGCCCGAACCGGCGGACCGCCCCAGCGACGACACGCTCGTGGCCACCTTCAACCAGGTACGCGACGAACTCGTGAGTACCCTACTGTACCTGCTCGGGAACGCCGACGACGCGCAGGACGCGGCCCAGGAAGCGTTCCTCAAGTGCTGGCGGGCGCGCAGCTCGGTGCCCGACGTGCAGAACCTGCGCGCGTGGATCTTCCGCGTGGGGCTGAACGCCGCCAAGGACTTCCAGCGCAGCGCGTGGAACCGCAAGAGCCGCCCGCTCCCAGAGGACGACGTGATGCTGCCGACGCGGGACGAAGCGCCGGGCCGGGGCGCCGAGGACCAGGAAGCCCTCGATCGGCTCCGCCAGGCGATCGCCCAGTTGCGCCAGGACGAAAAAGAAGTGTTCCTGCTGCGACAAAACGGCGATCTCACTTACGAGCAGATCGCTGAAATCCGGAGCGCGCCCGTGGGCACCGTGAAGACCCAGATGCGCACCGCTCTCATTAAACTCCGCAAGGTGCTCAATCCGGCCGGGGCTACTGAGGAAGAGCCATGTTCGTGA